From the Brachyspira intermedia PWS/A genome, the window TAAAATCTAATTTATAATCAAGTTCCTGTATTGATGTAGCAACTGTTCCGCTGTATGCTGTTCTAAGTTCATTTGCAACATTAGCAACATTCATACCTAATTGAGCTATTTCATCATAATCAAATAATACTCTTAATTCATCTTTTCCTATTTTGTCATCATCATAATAATTTATAACTCCGTTTAAACTAAGTAAATATGCTTTCACTTCATCTCTTACTTTTCTAGTTTGATTAATATCATTACCTACGATTTTTATATCAACTGCTTTTCCCGGATCCATTGGTAGTTTAACTGACACCATTAAAGCATCGAGTTCCTGTCTTAAACTTGTTTTTTCTAATTCTGCATTTATATCGTCCATTATGTCATAGGCTGTTTTTTTTCTTTCTGTAGAAGGTATAAGATAAACTGTAATTCCGGCAAGATTGGCAGATTCCTCTGAAATATCAACTATGTTTTGATTAACCTGTTTTCCTACAACACTATTTACTGCGATTAAATCTTTAGGATCAACAGATTTGTATATTGCATTTTCTATTTGCTCAACATATTTCATAGTATTTTTAATAGAGTTTCCTATTCCTGAGTCAATATTTATCATTATACTGTCTGAGCTTGTATCATATATAAGTATAAATTTTTTAAGACTATCTTTTGCTAGAAAGAATGAAAATATTAAAAGTATTATAAAGAATAAAACTACAAGATATCTGAATTTTAATAATATTTTCAAAGCCTTATTAAAAGGATTCTTCATAGCATTGAATAATTTTTCTTTATCAAAATCTAATGGATTTTTTATTTTTCTTAAAAAATTTAATTTGGAATTCTTTTTAGTTTTATCCTGTAAATTATTAGGAAGCAGGAATATAGCCTGAAATAAACTGGCAATAAGAGCAACTACAACAACTTTAGGAAAAGGAGCAATCAATTTTCCTACAACATCTTTAGTAAGAAGCATAGGCATAAAAGCAACAACGGTAGTCATAGTAGCAACCATTATAGGGCTAACCACATCTTTTACGGCCTCTACTGTACCTTCAAGTCCTGTCTTACCAACCTTTTGGAAGTCATATATATTTTCACACACTACAATACTATTATCAACAACCATTCCTATAACTGTAATTATTCCGGCAAGGGATATTATATTGAATGTTAAATCAGAGAAATGTATATATGAAAAAGTGATAAATATTACAACTATCATTCCTATGCTTGTAAATAATGCACTTTTGAAATCTAAGAATATTAAAAGAACCACTAATATTATGATAAAACCAAATATTAAATTGCTTGTTGCAACATTTGTAAGAGCTAATACCATTCTTGAAGTTTCTCCCATAGTTGTAACTTCAATATTTTCAGGTATTAAATTTTGATTATTTTTAAGGAATGCATTTATATTTTCTGTAGTTTTTACTATATCAGCATTTTCTTTTTTTAATATGCTTAATGAATATCCTTCAACGCTGTTTATTCTTACATATATAGATTTTTCAACGAAACCGCTGTCTACCTTTGCCAAATCCTGTATTCTTACTCTCTGACCATTGAAAGTAGATCGTACAACCACATTAGTAGCCTCTGTAGGATTTTCAAATTGTCCCATTGTAACTATTGTTTTTTCTTCTTCATTTTCTTCTAAATCCATATAGATAGGCTTTTTTAAATCACCGCTTGTAGCCCTTATGTTTCTTGCAGAAAGTGAATTTACTATGTCAGTGAGAGAAATATAATATTCCTGAAGTTTTTTAGGATCAGCTAAAATTTTTATTTCCGGATCAGTTCTTCCTTGAACCCTTATATCAGCAACACCGTCAACATATTTTAATTGTCTTTCTAATTCCTTACTGAAATCATATAAAACTTTTTCATCTCCGTTATATCCTTTTTTGAAATGCACACCTATATTGTATATTGGAGTTAATTTTGGGTTTATATCTGTTATTTCTATAGTTTGAACTTCCGGAGCCATATCTGGTACACTTTGCATCTTTCTAAATATTTCATCTTTAGCTTTGCTTGTATCTATTTCCATATCTAACTGCACGAATATAATAGCCGCATTTTCTGTTATTATAGAAGTAAATTCATCTATTCCTGATATAGTCCTTAATTGGTCTTCTATTTGTATAACAGCATTTTGTTCTACATCTAATGGAGAAGCTCCGGGATAAACAACCTGCAAAATCATTAATTCCAAATCTGTAGAAGGGAATGATTCTTTATCTATGTTATAGTATGAATATAGACCTATCATAATAGAAACGAATATTATTATATTTACAAGCATTCTATTATTAGCAAAAAAGTATATTAAATTTTTCATTATGTTACGATTCCATGTTATAGTATTATACATTATATAGTATAGCAAATTTTGTTATGAATGTATATTTTTAATTAAAAAAATTATAGCTCAAATAATATTCATAATCAGATTATTTTACAAATAGTAGAAAATAGGACTATTTTTTTAGACATAAATATTATATTGTTGTTTATTATGAAATTAATTTATCTTTTTTATTAAAATATTTATAATTATAAAATATAAATTGTTTACATTTTATGATATTATAATATAATATACACAAGTCTATTAATATTTTTTATTTATCAAAATCTAGGACATTTTATATGAAAAGTAGTTCAAATAAAAATAATGCCAGAGTAAAAAAAACTAAAAAGTTGCTTGAAGACTCTCTAGGTCTTTTATTAGAAGAAAAGCCTTTTGAAGATATAAGGGTAATTGATATATGTGCAAAGGCTAATATGCATAGAAGTACTTTTTATACTTATTATAATGATAAATATGAATTATTGAAATCAAAATTGGATGAATATGAGGCAAAATTTTTAGAGGACTTGAAAAGATATAAAATAGAAAATAAATTAAAAGATTCACATGTTGATATAATGGAAAGAATATTACAATATTTCTATTTGAATAGAAAATATTTAAAAATAATATTTCAAAATAATAAAGATGGAAGTGTTACAAGCATTTTGAGAGAATATTTAGCTTCTTATGTAATAGAAGGTATAAAAGATTTTAAGACTATACGTCCAAATAAAGATAATGTAATAAGGGTTATGGTGAGCTTTTATTCTGGGGCATTCATATCAGTGCTTACAGATTGGATAGTTAATGATTGTTTTATATCCGTAGAAGAATTAGCATCTTATATATCAGATATTATTATGCAGAGAGTTTTTTCTGAATAATTTTATTTTTTATAATTAATTTTTTTATTGTTTGCATAAATAGGGTATTATTCCGATAATAATACGGAAAAGTATATTTTACATTTATATTTTTTATTTGATTTATATATGACAGAAAAATAGGAGAAAATTATGAAGAAAATAATTTTGTTTATATTGTTATTTGTTTTTTCATTTAATTTTTTAAATGCACAAAATATAACAAAAGACAGTGATTATTCTAAAAATTGGTCTAGTTTTATATTTAGAAAGACAATAGATATGAGAGGAGCTTTATATGAAGGCAGACCAGGAGGGGATTTAGAATTAGTTTCAGGTAATAATCCGCTTCATTTAGTTAAAATTTATAAATTTATAGGAGCTAGATCAGATACTCATGCATATTATAATCATCAGGTGCCTATATCTATGTTTTATGATAATGCTCCAGCTTTAGGTCTTAATTTGGTTGAAGGTTATTCTATAGAAG encodes:
- a CDS encoding efflux RND transporter permease subunit; translated protein: MKNLIYFFANNRMLVNIIIFVSIMIGLYSYYNIDKESFPSTDLELMILQVVYPGASPLDVEQNAVIQIEDQLRTISGIDEFTSIITENAAIIFVQLDMEIDTSKAKDEIFRKMQSVPDMAPEVQTIEITDINPKLTPIYNIGVHFKKGYNGDEKVLYDFSKELERQLKYVDGVADIRVQGRTDPEIKILADPKKLQEYYISLTDIVNSLSARNIRATSGDLKKPIYMDLEENEEEKTIVTMGQFENPTEATNVVVRSTFNGQRVRIQDLAKVDSGFVEKSIYVRINSVEGYSLSILKKENADIVKTTENINAFLKNNQNLIPENIEVTTMGETSRMVLALTNVATSNLIFGFIIILVVLLIFLDFKSALFTSIGMIVVIFITFSYIHFSDLTFNIISLAGIITVIGMVVDNSIVVCENIYDFQKVGKTGLEGTVEAVKDVVSPIMVATMTTVVAFMPMLLTKDVVGKLIAPFPKVVVVALIASLFQAIFLLPNNLQDKTKKNSKLNFLRKIKNPLDFDKEKLFNAMKNPFNKALKILLKFRYLVVLFFIILLIFSFFLAKDSLKKFILIYDTSSDSIMINIDSGIGNSIKNTMKYVEQIENAIYKSVDPKDLIAVNSVVGKQVNQNIVDISEESANLAGITVYLIPSTERKKTAYDIMDDINAELEKTSLRQELDALMVSVKLPMDPGKAVDIKIVGNDINQTRKVRDEVKAYLLSLNGVINYYDDDKIGKDELRVLFDYDEIAQLGMNVANVANELRTAYSGTVATSIQELDYKLDFRVQLNRDYIYDTNVLNNLVIPNTYNRLLYLKNVAKIVETNGVSAIRHYNGQRCITINADLVQGQNTSIQVMFAIQNKFKDISQRYPGVIIGFGGEADQTVGALDGLTVTLFIAIVLIYLILLLQFKKFAQPLMIMFLIPFTLTGVFIAFYVHGMPMSFIGFIGIVGLCGVLVNDGIIMIDLINKIIESGKTNPDALDNPKKFAFDSIVEGATQRLLPIFLTTVTTVGGLMPTVYGIGGDADLIVPIVMSLAYGLIFSTLITLIFLPCVFMIAVDLKLIKLK
- a CDS encoding TetR/AcrR family transcriptional regulator C-terminal domain-containing protein yields the protein MKSSSNKNNARVKKTKKLLEDSLGLLLEEKPFEDIRVIDICAKANMHRSTFYTYYNDKYELLKSKLDEYEAKFLEDLKRYKIENKLKDSHVDIMERILQYFYLNRKYLKIIFQNNKDGSVTSILREYLASYVIEGIKDFKTIRPNKDNVIRVMVSFYSGAFISVLTDWIVNDCFISVEELASYISDIIMQRVFSE